Genomic DNA from Perca flavescens isolate YP-PL-M2 chromosome 23, PFLA_1.0, whole genome shotgun sequence:
atttagcagctaaagagccaggtATCCCCCCCACCTCATATACAAAGGTTGTGTTTACTTTGTTTCTGCTGCCACCAAATGGCAAAAAAGAAATCCCAATCAGTCAACTCATCATCAAATTAGTAGAGACAAAATGCTTAAGTTCATATGATGGGGGGCAAACTGCAATCAGAGGTGGTTGAAAACAACATGAACGTCACGAGCAGCGCAGCTTTGACCTGCCACAGCGACAGCATACAGTAGAGGAACTATGTAAAGGTAAATACATGAACAGAACCacaaagaaaacagtaaaacataTCAGATCTGGCAGGCAGCTGGAGTTGTATACTATCAAGATTTTGTGATAAATTGAGTCTATCTTTACATCTGCAACCACAGGCCGAtatgaaaaacagagagagcCACATTGTCTGACTCGGATCAGGTGTGCAGGCACAAAAGAAACCACAACCCAGAGAAGTCCAAACCACACGATACTGTATGTCGGCTGCTTGCATGCACGCCCTGTGCAGAGAATAAAGCCAGCTGATAACCTTTGCCAGTAACATTAGGTCatttgttgtctgtgttttgtaTGAGCGAGTGATAACAGTGGGCGAGGCCTTTTTAACCGTGCGTTATAAGAGTGTGGATGGTTATGAGACAATGGAcagttgttctgactgtctgcaGAACCATGGATCCTCACTCCGCCTGTCTGCTGCTGTTTCTCACCTGCCTGGCAGGTAAGAGGGCCGCCCTGCTGGATCCTCATCTGATCAGCGGTTTAGCAGAATGAGTTAAATGCTcatcattttagacatttttaatGAAGATTTAATTACATGCTTGttgacttatttttattttttttcatgttgtatAAGCTGCcagaaaatgaatgataatgtattCTCTTTTCTCATATCCAAGGATTTTCTGCCAGTGAAACTGAGAACAGCGGAACTATGGGGGAAATGTCATGTAAGATCcttttgattctgattctgaccCATAACTactatattaaaatgtttaagaaCAAACTTTCGTTGTTCTTTTCTGATCTTCCTCCTGTGTTATGCGTCACAGCCTTCATTCAAAAGCGTTCACTTTCCTTGAACGTtcttaaattgaaaaaaaaaaaaaagtgaagccTTATCTGTTCTACCTGCCCCTGCAGACGGGCCATCCTCCCTGGAGATTGACGGGGTGGATGTAGTGTCAGTGGGAATCCCATATGGTTTCCAGTGCACGGCGGAGTGCTACCCGGACTGCAGGTACAGCTGGACCAGAGGTAACGAGACCACTCAGGGGCCTGAGCTGAGCCTGCGGCTGCTGCAGAGAGTGCCAACGCAGACCCTGACCTGCACAGTGGTCAACCCTGCAACCGGGAGGTCTGCCTCTGTCCAAAAGACGCTGCAAGTGACAGGTATGAATGAACCATAGTGAATTCAAATCCCCTCAGCTGCACACTCTTTAACCAAATCTATGTTTCTCAGCTGGACCGTCAAACATACAGATCAGCGGTCCAGCCTTTCTGACGTACGAAGTTGCATCCATCTTTACCTGCTCAGCTGACTGCTACCCGTCCTGCAGCTACTCCTGGACCGTTGTCTGGGAACGGGAGCCGATCAGTAGTGCACAGGGCAACACCATTTCTGTCACTCCAGCCGCCAGTACTGTCCTCAGTGAAAGTCTGATCTGTGAGGCTCAAGACACCATCTCATATCTGTTCATCTCTACGACTGTGTCGCTACCGGTGGCAAGTATGTGGAAGAACCCACCTCGATTGAGAAATGACAATCAACAAGTAGCTTACATTAGAAGTCGACCCCCACGGGTTAGATTGCATGAGATAAAATATGTGTGCTTACTGTTAAAGCAGTTTGGTTCTACATGATGGAAGCCAGTGAAATTGTTTGATTTAATATGTTGGTTCAAAATAGTTGACTTGCATGTTACTGCTGCTGTCACACTACATTCAAGCATGTGACAAATGGACTTTCTGTGTTTTGTCCCAAAAATAAAACTAGTTGCTGATGAAGGCTGTGAGATGCAGTCACGGGATCTTTAAAACGTAGTACATGGACCTCTTGTTGAGAACATTTGTAACACTTTTGATTGAATTCATGTTCTGATGTAACTTTGTGAAATGAGCACAATACATTCAAACCTATTTCCCCACAAACTCCTTCTTTAGGCACATCTGACATCAGCATTATTGGGGACAGTACTGTGACGATGGGACAGCAGTACGTGTTCATATGCCAAGCCACGTGCGTCCCGTCCTGCAACTTTGCGTGGCAGTACATGGGGAAGACTCTCTATGGGGACCAGATCCAGATACCCATCCTGCATCAGGGGGAGAAGACAAAGTTTGCCAGTCAGCTGCAGATCACTTTCAGTGACTACTCTAAAATTGAGCCTCTGACCTGCGAGGCAACTAACGTTTTGACTGACACCACTATCACCTCCACTATAGACCTCACAGTCATCGGTGAGTGTAATATTGCACcttgattttgaaaaaaatgatatgATGTCATCGCATCAAGTCTTTAATGTTCATCTcatctatttttatattttatttctgcctGTATATAATACGGGTGTTTATagttttaattcaattcaattcaattttatttatagtatgacAAGTATttatagacactttacagatagagtcgGTCtataccacactataatttacaaagacccaacaattccattAATTATAGTGTACatattactactattattattattacacttattcaatttttttctatttcttataatgCTTTTTGTGCCTTTTAATGCCTCTTTTCCTATTCccatttaatgtgtatttgtctttTTCAAGATGCAACTTTCAAAATCCTACAATtgggaaattcacactgttgcagCAGGAAGGGATAGGGGGGAAAGTACAAGGCACAGATAAaccaacaacaaataaataaataaatataagtaaagtaaaataactattagataataaaatgtctttacaATATTGCACAGTCACATTTGTTATTGCACGGTTTATCAGTTGTtctgatgtgtgtgaattttcttttgagctgctgtaacaagGAAAGTTCCCCCatgtgggatcaataaagtatattGTAtcatatcttatcttatcttattttactGCTAACTCAGTGTTTTGAATATTCTCCCTGTACAGACCCCATCTCAGTGAGCCCCAGCTCCCAGACCCCGCTGCCAGTGGCGGGCAAGtctttctctctgcagtgtGTTGGCTCTCAGAACCCAGGCTCCATCACATGGCTGAAGAACAAACAGCCAATGGCAGCATCTGAACGAGTGCTTTTCTCCCCTGACAACACCACCGTCACCTTCAGTCCTCTCCTGCAGGCAGATGAAGGTTTATACCAATGCGTGGTGGCAGAGGGAGGGGACCCCATCCAGTCTGTTGGCTACAAGATGCAAGTTGACTGTGAGTATTCAAGGGCCATCAGTCAAATGCACACTTAACGGGAGACATTCAAGATTTTGAGTTTTGGGGCTATTTTCCTTCcataaaatgtcttctttcagactagtgggggaaaaaaaccctCCAAAATACATATTATAGGTGTTTATTTCACAacactttgtctatttgcgCCTGTACATTTTTCCTAAATTCACCACAAATTAGCAATAGTTAATGCCTCATTTGAATATTACCATGTACATgtttcaaaaaacaaaagatgattgtcttaatgtaagtaatcaactggggaagcTTCATGTTGATATTTGTTGGTCAAAATACTTTCCCTATAGTCTCCCcttaaattaagttaaattCATGCAACAAATGAAAAGTAATGGATCATAATGTAAATTTATGTGCAAGCCACTTTTGAGTAATGGCTTTCACGCACGCCTATTTAAGTATTTTGCATCTATTTCTTTATTGGCAAATAAGTTAAacaagaaaaagtcaaatagtGAATTAATGCCACTTTTAAAGAGGCCTATCTGTTTATCCATCTGTTCCCCCTCTAACCGCAGACGGGCCGTCTTCGGTGGTGATCAGTGGGCTTGACATAATGACTGTAGCAATAGCGTATGATTTCCAGTGCTCAGCCAGCTGTCACCCGACATGCCAGTTCACCTGGACCAGGGGTAATCTGACCTATCAGGGCTCCAATCTCAGCTTGCATTTTGAGGAACTACTGCCAACACAAAACCTGACCTGCACTGCACTCAATCCAGCTACAGGAATATCAGTCACTGCACAAAAGACACTGCTAGTGATAGGTAATAagtgcaaaaaaatatttattcaagctcatatgtttttttttttaaggaggaATGCCTTT
This window encodes:
- the LOC114550329 gene encoding hemicentin-1, which translates into the protein MDPHSACLLLFLTCLAGFSASETENSGTMGEMSYGPSSLEIDGVDVVSVGIPYGFQCTAECYPDCRYSWTRGNETTQGPELSLRLLQRVPTQTLTCTVVNPATGRSASVQKTLQVTAGPSNIQISGPAFLTYEVASIFTCSADCYPSCSYSWTVVWEREPISSAQGNTISVTPAASTVLSESLICEAQDTISYLFISTTVSLPVASTSDISIIGDSTVTMGQQYVFICQATCVPSCNFAWQYMGKTLYGDQIQIPILHQGEKTKFASQLQITFSDYSKIEPLTCEATNVLTDTTITSTIDLTVIDPISVSPSSQTPLPVAGKSFSLQCVGSQNPGSITWLKNKQPMAASERVLFSPDNTTVTFSPLLQADEGLYQCVVAEGGDPIQSVGYKMQVDYGPSSVVISGLDIMTVAIAYDFQCSASCHPTCQFTWTRGNLTYQGSNLSLHFEELLPTQNLTCTALNPATGISVTAQKTLLVIAGPSNVQISGPAFLTAGVASIFTCSADCYPSCSYSWTVGWEWETFSTAQGNTITVTPPASFVGSETLICKAQDTASNLYIYRARQLQVASLFNINIAGDSAVAIGKTYTYTCYVTCTPSCVFTWTFMGKTYDGDQLQITISDYPKTGPLTCEATNNVSHVTISATKNLTVIDPFSVRPSSQALPVAGKSFSLQCVGPQDPASISWLKNGRQMPASDVVHFSPDNATITFSSLLRDDEGVYKCLVVETGNLTTNPLVAVVGGTPILSFGYLMQVIYGPDEVLIVKPDKEPVGEMMFTLPGSTTELQCLSDCFPACSINWFYRGSLLATNASILFTPVTPPYEDALTCTAFNPATKKNRTAETTAVVPDGPRNVIIKGPDALEIGVTASFTCSAECTPSCSFTWTLYGKTVTGSGVDITVNRQVSQESISCQAENTFTGKTAAVNQTLSVSDPHWCGC